In the Kwoniella shandongensis chromosome 1, complete sequence genome, one interval contains:
- a CDS encoding protein-L-isoaspartate O-methyltransferase has product MAWMSSGRTNAELIDKMVNNGLITSTRVAEAMRNVDRKNYVPDKSYAYEDSPQRIGYGATISAPHMHAHACENLLPLLPADSPKPGAILDVGSGSGYLTAVFHHLSPQSLIIGIDHLQPLVDQSLTNLKQDGIKVGKQSDGSGVIIFCGDGRKGSKENGPFSVIHVGAAAPTLPEALVEQLDKPGRMFIPVGEFSQDIWQIDKDVNGEVTKKKLFGVRYVPLTDPHKQWREDL; this is encoded by the exons ATGGCCTGGATGTCGAGTGGTCGGACCAATGCCGAG CTCATCGATAAGATGGTCAACAATGGTCTGATCACATCGACCCGAGTTGCGGAG GCAATGAGAAATGTGGATAGGAAGAATTACGTCCCAGACAAGTCCTACGCTTACGAAGATTCACCCCA ACGGATAGGCTACGGTGCGACCATCTCCGCTCCGCATATGCACGCGCACGCTTGCGAGAACCTGTTACCGCTCCTGCCTGCGGACTCGCCGAAGCCTGGAGCAATTCTGGACGTAGGTAGTGGGTCGGGCTATC TCACAGCAGTATTCCATCATCTTTCCCCTCAATCCCTCATAATAGGCATAGACCACCTCCAACCCCTCGTCGACCAATCCCTCACCAATCTAAAACAAGACGGTATCAAAGTGGGTAAACAGTCGGATGGAAGTGGGGTGATTATTTTTTGTGGTGATGGGAGAAAAGGATCGAAGGAGAACGGACCGTTTAGTGTTATACACGTAGGAGCGGCGGCTCCTACTTTGCCAGAAGCgttggtggagcag CTCGATAAACCTGGAAGGATGTTCATACCCGTTGGCGAATTCTCGCAAG ATATATGGCAGATTGATAAAGACGTCAATGGCGAAGtaacgaagaagaagctcttcggcgtgaga TACGTCCCCCTGACGGATCCACACAAACAATGGCGAGAGGACCTGTAA
- a CDS encoding 60S ribosomal protein uL15 encodes MPTRFSNTRKHRGHVSAGHGRVGKHRKHPGGRGLAGGQHHHRTNFDKYHPGYFGKVGMRHYHLLQNHYFRPTINLDKLISLPEAKVDAPEGSVPVIDLVNLGKFKLLGKGRVNTPFIVKTRFVSKLAEEKIKAAGGVVKLVA; translated from the exons ATGCCGACCCGATTCAGCAACACCCGAAAGCACCGAGGTCACGTCTCTGCCGGTCACGGTCGTGTTGGAAAGCACAGGAAGCATCCGGGTGGTCGAGGTCTCGCTGGTGGTCAGCACCACCACAGGACTAACTTCGACAAG TACCACCCTGGTTACTTCGGTAAAGTTGGTATGAGACActaccatctcctccaaaaCCACTACTTCCGACCcaccatcaacctcgacaag CTCATCTCTCTCCCCGAAGCTAAGGTTGACGCTCCCGAGGGTTCCGTTCCCGTTATCGACCTTGTCAACCTCGGCAAGTTCAAGCTT TTGGGTAAGGGCCGAGTGAACACACCTTTCATCGTCAAGACTCGATTCGTCTCAAAGTTggccgaggagaagatcaaggctgctggtggtgtcgtcaagctcgtcgCATAA